The Acidobacteriota bacterium genome contains the following window.
GGTGATGCTGTTTCAATACTCCAATACAGTGATAAGGCTGAGATCGTTTCGGAATGGTCAGAGAATAGAGCGGAAATAGCTGATGCGATAAAACGAACCAAATTTGGCCGTCGCTCTGTTTTTGTTGACGCTTTGAAACTAGCTACGGAATACCTATTAAAAACTCCGAACGACAACCGGCATCTGGTTCTGATCACGGACGGCACTGACAGCCTTGGGCGTTCCTCTGAAAAGTTCGATGCTTTTCAGAGCTTGCTTGGAACAGATATCAGCGTGCATGTACTTAGTTACACGTCAATGGAGGCGGCCGATATCGAGCCGCGGACCAAGGGCATTTCGAATTCGCCGCCGCCCAAAGCGATGCCGGACGAGATACAAGCTACGCTGCCAAACGGCGTCAAAGACAAAGGCGTCAAGGTCGGCCCAACTATCAATTTAGACCGTACGCTGATCAACAAAATGAAAGCCCGGAAGGCCGATCTAAAAACCAGCGAGGAGCAGCTCGCAAAGCTGGCTGAGGATACGAATGGCGAGTTCATTTCACCCGCCGGAGTTGATGAAATGAAGGAAAAGGCATCGCTCGTAGCCCGGATGATCGACGCGTCATACGTCGTCACGTATACGCCCAAATTCCCGGTCACCGAAAGCCGCGGCGTTGCCGAGCGCGTGATCGACGTCACCTCGAAACGTGCCGGCCTGGTCGTTCAGGCGAGGCGCCGGCTCGTGATCGAACGAGCGAAGTGAGTTTTTGGGGGAAACTATTTTGGTTTAATTTTCTGTTCCGTAAGTTCACCGCATAAACGCCCAATTCAGGGTGGTTTCAAAAGTGTGAATCGTTTCACACTTTCCGTTTCGGCTGATACGGATCTATGTAAGTTGCTCTGCTGATTGGAGTTCCTTGGTAAAGTTGTTTTGGGCCCTGTCGGGCACTTTTTCGCCGATAGGTAAAGTGCATCGCCGCGATTGGTAGAGGTTTTTGGCTGATTGGTCAAACGTTTTTCGGACGGTTTTTTCTTTACCAAAATTCCACCGGAGCACGCACCGGAAGAATACATAAGATCCGCTCGAAGGATGAGCGATCCGCCCTGCCAAAAATTCAGTTGTACAAAACAAAAATTGGTTTTTACTCGTAGGAGTTTTCATGATGCTCGGCTTTGAGGATCCGTGCTTGCTGACGCGCGGGCTTTCGCTCCGGAGCCGTCGCTATCGGTAGTGAATGAATAGTTTGTA
Protein-coding sequences here:
- a CDS encoding VWA domain-containing protein, which translates into the protein MRSFLLAKRSALAVVTIFVCSAFINAQSGRVQPTPTPTPVDETLKVVTEEIKLNVLAFDQNGEFFRDVTTKDLVITENNIIHVPESVRRIPANVLIVMDTGGELRSIKSLDTTRKVALGVINSLRAGDAVSILQYSDKAEIVSEWSENRAEIADAIKRTKFGRRSVFVDALKLATEYLLKTPNDNRHLVLITDGTDSLGRSSEKFDAFQSLLGTDISVHVLSYTSMEAADIEPRTKGISNSPPPKAMPDEIQATLPNGVKDKGVKVGPTINLDRTLINKMKARKADLKTSEEQLAKLAEDTNGEFISPAGVDEMKEKASLVARMIDASYVVTYTPKFPVTESRGVAERVIDVTSKRAGLVVQARRRLVIERAK